From a region of the Theobroma cacao cultivar B97-61/B2 chromosome 8, Criollo_cocoa_genome_V2, whole genome shotgun sequence genome:
- the LOC18592458 gene encoding protein DMR6-LIKE OXYGENASE 2 has translation MATRVGVLSKKSYGLKDEAISHSHDSMNSVDLVSATDHHDEIPTVDYSLLFSDDHVERANALEHLGKACQEFGFFYLVNGVAEGVVEGALKGISDFFDLTKQEERSEYLKKSSKDRIRWGLRSHSGENREFLKVVAHPQYHCPSKPANFRDAIGEYYKRFHEVELGLAKAISKILGYEEPYIEKEFELEAGFDVSAMNLYPPSFHSKGSIGVPDHTDPGLFVSLIQDVNGGLQVLSHNGKWISVNIPRNAIFINLGDHLEILTNGKYKSHIHRVILDNNEVKRISMATLHGPSLDAFVAPAPGFVDESHPPAYRGVTYKESLEFNGYDEIDVQSSIGQLRISI, from the exons ATGGCTACCAGGGTTGGGGTGCTTAGTAAAAAGTCCTACGGTTTGAAAGACGAAGCCATTTCTCATTCCCATGACTCCATGAATTCCGTCGATCTTGTTTCAGCCACTGATCATCATGATGAAATCCCCACAGTTGACTACTCCTTGCTATTTTCTGATGATCATGTTGAACGGGCTAATGCCCTGGAACACCTAGGCAAAGCATGCCAGGAATTTGGTTTCTTTTAT CTGGTAAATGGTGTTGCAGAAGGTGTGGTTGAAGGAGCATTGAAGGGAATTTCGGATTTCTTTGATCTGACAAAACAGGAGGAGAGGAGTGAGTACTTAAAGAAGAGTTCCAAGGATAGGATAAGGTGGGGTCTAAGAAGCCATTCTGGAGAAAACAGAGAGTTCCTAAAGGTAGTGGCACATCCCCAGTACCACTGCCCTAGCAAACCCGCCAATTTCAG AGATGCCATTGGAGAGTACTACAAAAGGTTCCATGAGGTTGAACTTGGTTTAGCTAAAGCAATCTCAAAAATTTTAGGATATGAAGAACCCTATATTGAGAAGGAATTCGAGCTAGAAGCAGGCTTCGATGTTTCTGCCATGAATCTATATCCTCCATCCTTCCACTCCAAAGGTTCCATCGGTGTGCCTGATCATACAGACCCTGGCCTTTTTGTTTCCCTCATACAAGATGTTAATGGCGGCCTTCAAGTGCTCTCTCATAATGGAAAGTGGATCAGTGTTAACATACCCCGAAACGCCATTTTCATAAACCTTGGGGATCATCTTGAG ATTTTAACCAATGGCAAGTACAAGAGTCATATTCATCGAGTAATCCTGGATAACAACGAAGTCAAAAGAATCTCCATGGCTACACTTCATGGACCTTCACTGGACGCATTCGTGGCCCCAGCGCCAGGGTTCGTGGATGAGTCTCACCCACCAGCCTACCGAGGGGTGACCTACAAGGAATCCTTGGAGTTTAATGGTTACGATGAAATCGATGTGCAGTCATCTATTGGACAGCTTCGAATATCCATCTAA